The DNA window CCTGGTGACTGTCAAGAAAGCTCTTGACACACCCCTGGGGCCTCACCATAATCGCCGGAGAATAGAGAAAGACAGATACTCGGTTTGAGTTCATTCCCGACCAGCCTACTGTCTTAAAGAAAAAATCCCCAATCGTTGAGAAGGAACCGAGGGCGGCAATGAGCGGCTCGCGGCGCAACGTTCTTACCTTTCAATTCTTATTTCCCCCTCGGGAAGCCCAATGAAGAGTTATGCCTGAAAATAAAACCTACGAATCCAAAGTCCGCCGTGGCGCCGGGCGCCGCAACATGTCCAATAAGCGCGGAGGCGAGGGCGCCAGCCCGCCCCCGATGATCACCGACACTCCGGGCGAGATTCCCGACGTCGCCGACGAGGAGATCCTCGAGACCGAAGAGGGCGGGGCCCTGCTCAACCTCAAGGACTTGAAGGAGATGAAGATCAACGACCTGATCCACATGTCGCGGGACTTCGGCGTCGAGAACGCCGCCGGCATGACCCGGCAGGAGCTGATTTTCTCGATCCTCCAAAACCAGACCGAAAAGCGCGGCATCGTCTTCGGCGAGGGCGTGCTCGAAACCCTGCCCGACGGCTTCGGCTTCCTGCGGGCCCCCGACTACAACTATCTGCCGGGCCCCGACGATATCTACGTCTCGCCCTCCCAGATCCGGCGCTTCAACCTGCGGACCGGCGACACCATCTCGGGCCAAATTCGCTCGCCCAAGGAATCGGAGCGCTATTTCGCGCTGCTCAAGGTCGAATCGGTCAATTTCGAGGATCCCGACGTCGCCCGCGAGAAGATCCTCTTCGACAACCTGACGCCGCTCTATCCCAACTCCAAGCTCAACATGGAGACCGAGCACAAGAATTTCACCTCCCGCATCATCGACCTGCTGACCCCGATCGGCAAAGGCCAGCGGGCCCTGATCGTCGCCGCCCCCCGCACCGGCAAGACCATGATGATGCAGAACATCGCCAATTCGATCACCAAGAACCACCCCGAGGCCATCCTGATCGTCCTGCTGATCGACGAGCGGCCCGAGGAAGTCACCGACATGCAGCGCTCGGTCAAGGGCGAAGTCATCAGCTCGACCTTCGACGAGCCGGCCAGCCGCCACGTCCAGGTCGCCGAGATGGTCCTGGACAAGGCCAAGCGGTTGGTCGAGCACAAGCGCGACGTCGTCATCCTACTCGACAGCATCACCCGCTTGGCCCGGGCCTACAACACGGTCGTCCCGCCCTCCGGCAAGATCCTCTCCGGCGGCGTCGACTCCAACGCCTTGCACAAGCCCAAACGCTTCTTCGGCGCAGCCCGTAATATCGAGGAGGGCGGCTCGATGACCATCATCGCCACCGCCCTGATCGACACCGGCTCGCGGATGGACGAAGTCATCTTCGAGGAGTTCAAGGGAACCGGCAACTGCGAGATCCATCTCGACCGCAAGCTGATGGAAAAGCGCATCTTCCCTTGCATCGACATCAACAAGTCCGGCACCCGCCGGGAGGAGCTGCTGCTCGACGACTCGGTCCTGAACCGGATGTGGATCATGCGCAAGCTGCTGGCGCCTCTCAACTCGGTGGACGCCATGGAATTCGTCCTCGATAAGATGCAACATACCAAGACGAACAAAGAATTTATCGAATCGATGAACAGCTAGAGGTTTTCCTCTTTGAGACTTTTATTCTTGGGCGGAGTACGAACGGTCACCGGTTCCATGCACGTGCTGGAAATGAAGGGCCACCGCCTGCTCCTCGAATGCGGGCTATTCCAGGGTCATCGCAAGGAATCGATGCTCCGCAACCGGATTTTGCCCTTTCCCTTCGACGTCAGCATGATCGACTCGGCGGTCTTGAGCCACGCCCACATCGACCATGCCGGCAATTTCCCGACCCTGGCCAAGAAGGGCTTCGGCGGCAACATCTTCTCGACCCCGGCGACCCGCGACCTTTCCTCGATCATGCTGATGGATTCGGCCTACATCCAGAAGGCCGACGCCGAGTATCTCAACAAGCACGAGCTTTACGACCCCGATTTCGGGCCGGTCGATCCGATTTACGACGAATCCGACGTCCTCAAGGCGATGGGCCAGTTCATCTCGGTCGACTACCACCGCGAGTTCGACGTGGCCCACAACGTGAAGTGCAAATTCCTGGAGGCCGGCCACGTCCTCGGCTCCTCGATCGTCCAGCTCGACGTCAAAACCCATTCCGGCAAGACCCGGGTCGCCTTCACCGGCGATCTGGGGCGGCGCAATATGCCGCTGATGCGCGATCCCGAGCCGCCGATCCAGCCCAATTACCTGATCATCGAGAGCACCTACGGCGACCGGGTCCACGAGCCGATCACCACGATGAAGACCCAGCTGGCCCGGGTGGTGAACGAGACTTACGGCCGGCGCGGCAAGGTGATCATCCCGTCCTTCTCCTTGGAGCGGACCCAGCTTTTGGTCTACACCTTGAATCAGCTCCTCCTCGAGAAGGCCATTCCCGAGATCCCGGTCTACGTCGATTCGCCGCTCTCGGTGCGGCTGACCGATATCTTCAAGCTCCATCCCGACTCGCTCGACGACGATGTCCGGGGCATGATCACCGCCGGCCATAATCCCTTCGGCGCGACCAACTTGAGCTACATCACCGAGGTTTCGGACTCGATGGCCTTGAACGGCCGCGAGGAGCCGATGATCATCATCTCGGCCTCGGGCATGTGCGAGGGCGGGCGGATCGTCCACCACCTCCGCAACAACATGGAGAATCCGAACAACACCATCCTGGTCATCGGCTACATGGCCCAGCACACCCTGGGCCGGCGGATCGTCGAGCGGCGGCGGCGGGTCCGGATCCTCGGCGTCGAGCGCGACCTCAACGCCCGGGTCGAGGTCATCAACTCCTTCTCGGCCCACGCCGACAAGAATGAGCTGGTCGACTTCGTGGAGGCCTGCGGCAAGCAGCTCAAGGGCATCTTCATCGTCCACGGCGACGAGGACCAGTCGCTGGCCCTGGCCAACCACCTCAAGGCCAAGGGCTTCGAGGGCGTGGTGGTGCCGATGCCGAAGCAATTCATCGAGATCGACTAAATCCCGCCGATTTCAAGCAACTTTGCCGGGCCGGGGCCGAGCCAACCTGACTATCGAATCATCCATAAGGGGCACTTATGATACCGATCCTTCTCGGGGCAGGCGCGGCTTTGGCGGCCTTTTTCCTTTCGGGATGCACCGACAATCAAAACCTCAAGGAATCCAATAGGCCCAAGCCGATGGGCAGCGGTCCCCAGCCCCCTTCCTCGGCCGACGCCTCGGCCCCGGCGGCGCCCGCCAGCTACTTCGCGAGCTTCGGGAACAACATTCGGGCGGCCGAGATGTACCAGCGCCTGACCGAAAAGGGCGTATCCGATGCGGCCTTGGACCAGGGCTGCCCCCCGCTCTTCGACCATTACGTTCCCCAACCCAAAATGGCCAAGGACCTCCGGATCGAGGTCTGCGAGGTTTTCAATTATGGCCTGAACAAGTACCGCGAATTTCCCGAAGCCGCGATGGCGCTCACCGGCAAGCCGATTCCTTGGACCCTGGAAGACGGCGATGCCGACCGAAAGGAGGATGAGCTCCTCCGAGCAAGCGTCCAAGAGAAGATCGTCTATTTGGAGAGCCAACCGGCTCTCCTGATGTACGAAAAGGGCAGCGAGGAATACCGAAAAAGACTGGGCACGGCCCTGAGTTTCTACGTCGACTTCCCCAATCTAATTCCGACCATCAATGCTCGCCGTGAAGAGCTGCGCGAGAAGACCAAGGTTTTGGCGGAGTGGGGCTTGCAAGAATTCCAAGCAAAGCTTTTGGAGAACGGCGGCCTCGGTGGAGTGCATATCTCGCAGAGCGCCGGCCAAGAATGGGTCGGCAACGCGGTCGAAGCCTGGACCTCCCAAGTCGGCGGACCCGGCGCCCGCGCCAAGCTGCTCTATGCCGTCTTGGCCCAAGCCGGCATCGAGCCGGTCTTCGTCCTCTCCACCGTCAAATCCAACGCCGACTTCATTGAAGTGGCTCCGGAAGCGCGGCCCTTCTTGCTCAACTTCGGCGGAAGTAAATCCGAGCACCTCCAGGTCGGCATTCCGCGGGCCTCATCCGGCCGCCCCGAATTGCTCCGTTTTCAAGGTTTGCAAACCGACGCCGACCCCTTCGCCGAAGCTCCTACTCAAGAATTGAGCTTGGCCGCCTACCTGGCGATGGACTTTCACGAGCAAGCCGATTTCTACCTGTTGCACGGGAAGGGCGATCCGGGGATTCCCTACAAGATCGCGCTCAACATGGCGCCGACTGACAGCGCCATCTTCAACAGCATCGCGGTGCTGCTGGAAAAACTGGAGAGTCCCGGCTATGCCGAGACGGCCTATAAGGAAGCCCTGCGCTTCGATCCCAAGAACGCAAGCGCCGCTTATAATTTGGGACAGCTCTACCAGCGCCAAGAAAGCTTCGAAAAGGCCGTCGATGCCTATCTGATCCCGGCCTCCTCGTTCCCGCCGGATCGAGTGAAGACGATCGCGCCGGCGCTGGAAAAAGTTTTGGCCAAGGATCCCAATGATCCGGAGGCTCTGGCCCTCGAGTCGAAGCTGAAAGTCGCGAGCGGGGTCAATTCGGCGGCGGGCTCCGTCGTGCAATAAAAATCTTTCCCGACGCCGGGGGTGGGCTTGCGGACCGCTCGGAAATTGTCTAGGTCAAGCCGGCCTCGGCCATCGGGGCAAAATTGAAAAGGGGCACTTATGATACCGATCCTTCTCGGGGCAGGCGCGGCATTTGCGGCCTTATTCCTTTCCGGATGCTCGGACAATAAAAAATCCACTCAAACCCAGGCTCCCTCGGCGAGCGCCAGCGGCTCGGCACCGCCCCCGCCTCCGCCGCCGGATGCCGGGGCGCCCGCGGACCCGGGATCGTTTCCGGTCTACTACAACGCCTTCGGCAACGACTTGCGGGCCGCTCAAGCTTATCAAAAGCTGGTCGAGATGAAGGTCACCGACGAGACCTTGGACCGGGGCTGTCATTATCCGGTGAGCCTGCAGGCCCGCTTTTTCGAGCGAGCCAAGGACCGGCGCATCGATGCCTGCGAAGTCTACGATTACGCCTTGGAGAACCACGTCAAATATCCCGAGGCGGCTTGGGCCGTCACCGGCGACCCGATTCCCTGGACCTTGGATTACCAGACCCTGGTACGTGTCCAGGAGGTGGTTACCAAGCTGCAAGAAAGCCCGGGTCTCAAAAAGTTTGCCAAAGATTCCGACGATTACAAGCGGCGGCTCGGAACGGCCTTGGCCTTGTTCGTCGATTTTCCGAAAGATCCAACCTCCCTCCAGGCCGCTCGTGAGGCCCTGAGCAAGAAAACCGCATTCCTGGCGGCCTGGGAGCTCCAAGATTTCCAAAAGGAGCTGCTCGAGAAAGGCGGCCTCGGCGGCTCGAAGATCGCTGAGACCATGGGGCCGGAGTGGGTGGAGAACGCTCAGCAGGCTTTGGCTCTCGGCCAGGGCGGGCCTGGCGCTCGGGCCAAGATCTTGTATGCTGCCTTGGAGAAGGCCGAGCTCCGGCCGGTCTTCGTGCTGGCGACCGACAAGTCGACTTCCGATCTCTTCGAGGAAGGGACCAAGGGGATGCCCTTCCTCTTAAATTATGGCGGCAGCCGCCTGCAATTTATCCAAGTCGCGGTGCCGCTGAACGAAATGGATCCGGCCAGCAAGCGGCCCAGCTTGTGGCGGCTCAAAGGCTTGGGCGAGGACGCCGGCGCGGCCGGCGGTGTCCAGGAGCTGGGCCTGACCACTTTCTTGGCGATGGATTTCCAGGAGCAGGGCGATTTCGCCTTGATCCGCTCCAAGGGCAATCCCAGCTCGGTCTACAAGAACGCGGTCCACCTTTACCCGACCGATACGGTGGCTTTCAACAGCATCGGGGTCTTGTTGGAGAAAGGTGAGAACCTCGAATTGGCCGAAGTCGCTTACAAGGAAGCCTTGCGCTTCGATGCCACCAATGCCGTGGCTTCCTACAATTTGGGACGGATTTATGAGCGGCTGGAAAAGCATCAGGCGGCGACCGACGCCTTTTTGAACGTCGCGGTGTTCTCGACCGATATCCTGGAGAGCCGGGCCGGCGTCATCGAGCCGGTCGTGAAAAAGGTCTTGGCCAAGGATGCCCAAAATCCCAATGCCATGGCCATTGTGAGCAAGCTCAAGGAGCTGCGCAGCGACAAGGCGGCCGAGAAAGCGGACGCCGGTCAGTAACCCCGCTTTGTCATCCTGAGCGAAGCGAAGGATGACCTATTCGCCGAGGTATCCGAAGATCATCAAAGCCGCCAGCACGCCCAAGACCGCCAACAAGATCTTCACCCAGCTCAGCGGGAATTGGCCGTCGATCTTTCCGGTCTGGCCGTTGGCGTGGAAGGCGTAGTCCTTGCCGCGGTAGTGATAATGTCCGATGTAGAGCGGCAGCAGGGTGTGCTTGATCTTGATGTCGCGGAATCGGCTGGAGGAGCGGAAGTTGCGGTGGGTGTCGGCCCGCATGTCGCGTAGGCAGTTGGCCTTGATTTGGGCCAGCATCAGGCTTTCGGCTTGGCGCCAGGCTTCCTGGGGGCCGATCGCGTAACGCTCGCAGAGATAGCCGGCGAGAAACTCGCTCCGGTAAGGCTTCACTTCTTGGGTTCGGTAGGGCTGGAGCGAGCGGATCTTGGGAAGGCCCACGCCGGTCGAGGCCGGGATCAGGGTGTCGTCGAAGGCATCCTCGCGAGCGCCCTCCCGATATTCCCAGCGAACTTTCTGCACCCGGCGATCGCCCTGCCGCTCGTAATAATAAAATCCGGCGTCGCCGCTCCACTGGGTCGAGGCCTGGGCGTCGAAAGTCCAGAAGGGTAGGTAGACGCCGCGGATCTTCCCCTTCTCCCAATAATTCTTCAAGTCGTTGGGCGCGAACCAGCGCTTGCCCAGCCAGGAGCGGAGCGACTCGGTCATCTTGCCGCTGTCGATGGCGAAGGGCAGGACGCTCTCCGGCCGGATGAAATCCTGGGCCTGATGGGCGTCGCTCACCACCAGCGGCTTGTCGCAAAAGGGGCAATTCAGCGAGGTGAACTTGTCGTTGGTCTCGGTGGTGGCCCCGCAACCTTCGCAACGCAGCTCGGTCAACTCCAGGCCCCAGGTTTTGGATGTCCGCTCTTGGAGATAGGTTTCGAGGTCGTGCTCGACGACCTTGGCCTCCAAACTCTCGGGCACTTGCTGGAGCGAGCCGCAATAGGGGCACTTGAGCTGGGAAGAGCCGGGATCGTAGCTGAGCTGACCGCCGCAGACCGAGCAGGGAAAGCTGTCGGATTTCTTGGCGTCGGATGCCGGAGCCTCGGACTCGATTTCCAAGGCCATGCTTATCCTCGGGGCTTACCGCAGTTGGGGCAGAACTTGCCCTCGGCCGGCAAGGCCCCGCCGCATTCGCCGCAGAATTTGGCGCCGGCCGCCGCGGCCGGTGCCGCCGCCGGAGCCGGCGGCTGGTTTGCCGCGTTCATGCTCTGGGCCATTTGCTGGGCCATCGCGAAGCCGGCGCCCATCGCCGGGCCCATGCCGGCCATGCCGCCGGGATTCTTGGCGGCTTCCTCGATGGCTTGGGCGGTTTGAAATTGGGTGTATTGTTGAAGGTTGCCGACCACTCCCATCTGGGTCCGCTTGTCGATCATCTTCTCGACTTCCTCGGGCAGCGAGAGATTCTCGACGATGAACTTGACCAGCTCGAGGCCGTAATTCTTGAACTCGGGCTGGAGCTTCTCCTTCACGCCGGCGCCGAGCTCGTCATAGTGGGTGGCCAGGTCGAGGGCCGGAATGCCGGCGGTCGCCACGAAATCGCTGAAGCCGCTGACCGCCGTCCGCTTGAGCTGGCCGGTGATCTCGTCGGTGGTGAAGTGGCCGTCGGTCCCGACGATCTCCTTCATGAAGACGGCCGGATCGACGACCTTGATCGAGTAGATGCCGAAGCCGCGGAGCCGGATCATGCCGAACTCCTTGTCCCGCAGCATGACCGGATTGTTGGTCCCCCATTTTTGGTCGGTGAACTGGCGGGTGCTGACGAAATAAACCTCGGCCTTGAAAGGCGAATTGAAGCCATAGGGCAGCGAGAGGATCTTGGTCAGGATCGGGATGTTCTGGGTCTCCAAGGTGTACATCCCGGGTTTGAAGACGTCGGCGATCTGGCCCTGGCTGACGAAGACGGCGTTCTGGCCCTCGCGGACCGTCAGCTTGGCCTTCATCTTGATCTCGTTTTGATGGACCGGAAAGCGGTAGACCAAGGTGTCGCCGGAATTGTCGGTCCACTCGATGACCTCGATCGCCTGGTTCTTGAGGAAGTTCATGATGCCCATGGGGAGCCTCCTTCTCGGAATGAGGGACCATTCTAGGGCGGCGAGGTTAAATCCACAACCGCCTAAATTCGAATCCCCAGCTTGGCCAGAAGCGCGGCGTAGAGAAAATAAAAGAGCGCCATCGCCGCGCAGGCCAGGGGCATGGCGACGGCGAAAGGCAGATGCTTGAGCAGCAGAGGCAGG is part of the bacterium genome and encodes:
- the rho gene encoding transcription termination factor Rho yields the protein MKINDLIHMSRDFGVENAAGMTRQELIFSILQNQTEKRGIVFGEGVLETLPDGFGFLRAPDYNYLPGPDDIYVSPSQIRRFNLRTGDTISGQIRSPKESERYFALLKVESVNFEDPDVAREKILFDNLTPLYPNSKLNMETEHKNFTSRIIDLLTPIGKGQRALIVAAPRTGKTMMMQNIANSITKNHPEAILIVLLIDERPEEVTDMQRSVKGEVISSTFDEPASRHVQVAEMVLDKAKRLVEHKRDVVILLDSITRLARAYNTVVPPSGKILSGGVDSNALHKPKRFFGAARNIEEGGSMTIIATALIDTGSRMDEVIFEEFKGTGNCEIHLDRKLMEKRIFPCIDINKSGTRREELLLDDSVLNRMWIMRKLLAPLNSVDAMEFVLDKMQHTKTNKEFIESMNS
- a CDS encoding MBL fold metallo-hydrolase, coding for MRLLFLGGVRTVTGSMHVLEMKGHRLLLECGLFQGHRKESMLRNRILPFPFDVSMIDSAVLSHAHIDHAGNFPTLAKKGFGGNIFSTPATRDLSSIMLMDSAYIQKADAEYLNKHELYDPDFGPVDPIYDESDVLKAMGQFISVDYHREFDVAHNVKCKFLEAGHVLGSSIVQLDVKTHSGKTRVAFTGDLGRRNMPLMRDPEPPIQPNYLIIESTYGDRVHEPITTMKTQLARVVNETYGRRGKVIIPSFSLERTQLLVYTLNQLLLEKAIPEIPVYVDSPLSVRLTDIFKLHPDSLDDDVRGMITAGHNPFGATNLSYITEVSDSMALNGREEPMIIISASGMCEGGRIVHHLRNNMENPNNTILVIGYMAQHTLGRRIVERRRRVRILGVERDLNARVEVINSFSAHADKNELVDFVEACGKQLKGIFIVHGDEDQSLALANHLKAKGFEGVVVPMPKQFIEID
- a CDS encoding tetratricopeptide repeat protein — encoded protein: MIPILLGAGAALAAFFLSGCTDNQNLKESNRPKPMGSGPQPPSSADASAPAAPASYFASFGNNIRAAEMYQRLTEKGVSDAALDQGCPPLFDHYVPQPKMAKDLRIEVCEVFNYGLNKYREFPEAAMALTGKPIPWTLEDGDADRKEDELLRASVQEKIVYLESQPALLMYEKGSEEYRKRLGTALSFYVDFPNLIPTINARREELREKTKVLAEWGLQEFQAKLLENGGLGGVHISQSAGQEWVGNAVEAWTSQVGGPGARAKLLYAVLAQAGIEPVFVLSTVKSNADFIEVAPEARPFLLNFGGSKSEHLQVGIPRASSGRPELLRFQGLQTDADPFAEAPTQELSLAAYLAMDFHEQADFYLLHGKGDPGIPYKIALNMAPTDSAIFNSIAVLLEKLESPGYAETAYKEALRFDPKNASAAYNLGQLYQRQESFEKAVDAYLIPASSFPPDRVKTIAPALEKVLAKDPNDPEALALESKLKVASGVNSAAGSVVQ
- a CDS encoding SPFH domain-containing protein, which translates into the protein MGIMNFLKNQAIEVIEWTDNSGDTLVYRFPVHQNEIKMKAKLTVREGQNAVFVSQGQIADVFKPGMYTLETQNIPILTKILSLPYGFNSPFKAEVYFVSTRQFTDQKWGTNNPVMLRDKEFGMIRLRGFGIYSIKVVDPAVFMKEIVGTDGHFTTDEITGQLKRTAVSGFSDFVATAGIPALDLATHYDELGAGVKEKLQPEFKNYGLELVKFIVENLSLPEEVEKMIDKRTQMGVVGNLQQYTQFQTAQAIEEAAKNPGGMAGMGPAMGAGFAMAQQMAQSMNAANQPPAPAAAPAAAAGAKFCGECGGALPAEGKFCPNCGKPRG